Proteins encoded within one genomic window of Camelina sativa cultivar DH55 chromosome 19, Cs, whole genome shotgun sequence:
- the LOC104766776 gene encoding uncharacterized protein LOC104766776, with translation MDSHCSLSRLVLVTFLVLCFFAGDSSATRPGFLYTRHRGRCTPQYWSSEREAWPRMVPERSTVEKMFGVMVAKERWRSDLTLLESTARNDEEGNAYDALLKQGIAALVNSYARKSFSYAPWEVKTMLIQAMVSEPAARRQALHFAAANVACD, from the exons ATGGACTCTCACTGTTCTCTGAGTCGACTCGTTCTGGTCACCTTCTTGGTCCTCTGCTTCTTCGCCGGAGATTCATCGGCGACGAGGCCTGGTTTCCTCTACACCAGACACAGAGGACGATGCACGCCACA GTATTGGAGCAGCGAGAGGGAAGCATGGCCGAGGATGGTACCGGAGAGATCAACGGTCGAGAAAATGTTCGGAGTGATGGTTGCCAAAGAACGGTGGAGATCTGATCTGACGCTGTTGGAATCAACGGCTAGGAACGACGAAGAAGGTAACGCATACGATGCGCTGCTGAAACAGGGGATCGCAGCTCTTGTCAACTCTTACGCTAGAAAAAGTTTCTCTTATGCGCCATGGGAAGTGAAGACCATGCTCATTCAAGCCATGGTTTCGGAGCCGGCGGCTCGCCGGCAAGCCCTACACTTCGCCGCTGCTAACGTGGCTTGTGACTAA